A single genomic interval of Streptomyces sp. 1222.5 harbors:
- a CDS encoding ABC transporter permease, translating to MPLTEAAGVRPSVAAPARPAARGARGLGRACAARASVELKAFFRNKQSLVFTLFFPVLLLVVFGSIFSGKVEGTDTDFRQVFMAGVIAAGVMSTAFSGLAINVAIERDTGTVRRLALTPMPKSAYFVGKLVRVVVTTVLETVLLIGIAVTAFGLPLPGTAQRWATLGWCLALGTAACALAGIAYSALIPNSRSAAAVVTPVFMVLQFISGVFYPFDKLPLWMQNTAALFPVKWMAQGFRSVFLPDSFTAVEPAGSWELGRIALVLTAWAVGGLLATTLTFGWRGPRVR from the coding sequence ATGCCCCTGACCGAGGCCGCCGGTGTCCGGCCGTCCGTCGCCGCTCCCGCCCGCCCGGCCGCGCGCGGTGCGCGGGGACTGGGGCGGGCGTGCGCGGCGCGCGCGTCCGTCGAACTGAAGGCGTTCTTCCGTAACAAGCAGTCGCTGGTCTTCACCCTGTTCTTCCCGGTGCTGCTGCTCGTCGTCTTCGGCTCGATCTTCTCCGGGAAGGTCGAGGGCACCGACACCGACTTCCGGCAGGTCTTCATGGCCGGGGTGATCGCCGCGGGCGTGATGAGCACGGCGTTCTCGGGCCTGGCCATCAACGTGGCGATCGAGCGGGACACCGGGACGGTGCGCCGGCTCGCACTCACGCCGATGCCGAAGTCGGCGTACTTCGTGGGCAAACTGGTCCGGGTGGTGGTGACCACCGTGCTGGAGACGGTGCTGCTCATCGGCATCGCCGTCACCGCGTTCGGGCTGCCGCTGCCGGGGACCGCGCAGCGGTGGGCCACGCTCGGCTGGTGCCTGGCGCTCGGTACCGCGGCGTGCGCCCTCGCCGGGATCGCCTACAGCGCCCTCATCCCCAACAGCCGGTCCGCGGCGGCGGTCGTGACGCCCGTCTTCATGGTCCTGCAGTTCATCTCCGGTGTGTTCTACCCGTTCGACAAGCTGCCGCTGTGGATGCAGAACACGGCCGCGCTGTTCCCCGTCAAGTGGATGGCGCAGGGCTTCCGTTCGGTCTTCCTCCCGGACTCCTTCACGGCCGTGGAGCCGGCCGGGTCCTGGGAACTGGGCCGCATCGCGCTGGTCCTCACCGCGTGGGCGGTGGGCGGCCTGCTGGCCACGACGCTGACGTTCGGCTGGCGCGGACCGCGGGTGCGCTGA
- a CDS encoding alpha/beta fold hydrolase — protein MSETATTRHDDAPDEPLPGELRGTYDGLHTRTYGSGPTVLWVHGYTMDATLWRPLWRLLPGFRHVGVDLPGHGRSEPLSPGVTLPGLAARVRDLARAEEARRWVGLSFGSTVVLQMAIDAPDAVDRLAVGAPTPAGGPPDPAARKRYMELLMLRRMRGAAAAGQLADLWMAAPPDIFRGTESRPEVRARVRAVVARHSWAELDNGAMAALSGHVHTAEELSRITADTLALTGEDDMPVFHENAALLVRALPRCRGEVVPGAGHLPFLELPRTTAASLAGHLGVKFSDGTFDDRGVSVPTHARIK, from the coding sequence GTGAGCGAGACCGCCACGACCCGGCACGACGACGCCCCCGACGAGCCGCTGCCCGGCGAGCTGCGGGGCACGTACGACGGACTGCACACCCGCACCTACGGCAGCGGCCCCACCGTGCTGTGGGTGCACGGGTACACCATGGACGCCACGCTCTGGCGGCCCCTGTGGCGGCTGCTGCCCGGGTTCCGTCACGTCGGTGTGGACCTGCCCGGACACGGACGCTCCGAGCCGCTGTCACCGGGGGTGACGCTGCCCGGACTCGCCGCCCGGGTGCGGGATCTGGCCCGTGCCGAGGAGGCGAGGCGCTGGGTCGGGCTGTCCTTCGGCTCCACCGTCGTGCTCCAGATGGCGATCGACGCCCCGGACGCGGTGGACCGCCTCGCCGTCGGCGCGCCCACCCCGGCCGGAGGCCCGCCCGATCCGGCGGCACGCAAGCGCTACATGGAGCTGCTGATGCTGCGCCGGATGCGGGGCGCGGCGGCCGCCGGCCAGCTCGCCGACCTGTGGATGGCCGCGCCGCCGGACATCTTCCGCGGCACGGAGAGCCGTCCGGAGGTCCGGGCCCGGGTGCGGGCGGTCGTCGCCAGGCACTCCTGGGCCGAGCTGGACAACGGCGCGATGGCGGCGCTCAGCGGCCATGTGCACACGGCGGAGGAGCTGTCCCGGATCACGGCCGACACGCTCGCCCTGACCGGCGAGGACGACATGCCGGTCTTCCACGAGAACGCCGCCCTGCTGGTCCGTGCGCTGCCCCGCTGCCGCGGCGAAGTCGTGCCGGGCGCGGGCCATCTGCCCTTCCTGGAGCTGCCCCGGACCACGGCCGCTTCGCTGGCGGGCCACCTGGGTGTGAAATTTTCGGACGGAACATTCGACGACCGAGGAGTTTCCGTGCCCACGCACGCCCGTATAAAATGA
- a CDS encoding cytochrome P450, whose translation MTRPPGPPAQPAHPFSPAGRVDPYPAYDWLRAHEPVHRDPMTGMWLVTGYADCVALLKDPAFSAAAGQRERSRDDDLPVSMLTTDGADHARLRAPGSLLLGTGALASVADGIAADTDALLDRAAGHGVLADAVEELGVPLATAVLARLIGLGADQHGTLAELARAASVNLDPLAPPHVARLGRAAMGELTRFLDAHIDTLGHPEPGGSPEAGGTQGSPLARFAADPRLSRREMLGVLGLAVVGGWQPLAEAVGNALYWLLPRPDVREALRAGGREAAETAMDELLRLEAPIPFTARVTVRDAELPGGRVPAGQRVLAVLAAANRDPAVFADPGALVWDRSPNPHLAFGGGPHFCLAARLVKQSGALLLGRIVRRFPEAALSGAEPRWAATLIPRRLTGLGVDLGACAPRRTGSGPAESARASGRESCTEAEAAHA comes from the coding sequence ATGACCAGACCGCCCGGACCGCCCGCCCAGCCGGCGCACCCCTTCAGCCCGGCCGGGCGGGTCGACCCGTACCCGGCGTACGACTGGCTGCGCGCGCACGAGCCCGTGCACCGCGACCCGATGACCGGCATGTGGCTGGTCACCGGATACGCGGACTGCGTGGCGCTGCTCAAGGACCCGGCCTTCTCCGCGGCCGCGGGACAGCGCGAGCGGTCCCGGGACGACGACCTGCCGGTGTCCATGCTGACCACGGACGGCGCCGACCACGCGCGGCTGCGCGCCCCCGGTTCGCTGCTGCTGGGCACGGGCGCCCTGGCGTCCGTTGCCGACGGCATCGCCGCCGACACCGACGCGCTGCTGGACCGGGCCGCCGGGCACGGGGTGCTCGCCGACGCCGTGGAGGAACTCGGCGTGCCGCTCGCCACCGCCGTACTGGCCCGGCTGATCGGCCTCGGCGCGGACCAGCACGGGACGCTGGCCGAGCTGGCGCGTGCGGCCTCCGTCAACCTCGATCCGCTCGCCCCGCCGCACGTCGCCCGGCTGGGCCGGGCCGCGATGGGCGAGCTGACCCGCTTCCTCGACGCCCACATCGACACCCTCGGCCACCCGGAGCCGGGCGGTTCGCCGGAGGCCGGCGGCACCCAGGGGAGTCCGCTCGCCCGGTTCGCCGCCGATCCCCGGCTGTCCCGGCGCGAGATGCTCGGCGTCCTGGGTCTTGCCGTGGTGGGCGGCTGGCAGCCGCTCGCCGAGGCCGTCGGCAACGCCCTGTACTGGCTGCTGCCCCGCCCCGACGTGCGCGAGGCCCTGCGCGCCGGCGGCCGGGAGGCGGCCGAGACGGCCATGGACGAGCTGCTGCGCCTGGAGGCGCCCATCCCCTTCACCGCCCGCGTCACCGTGCGGGACGCCGAGCTTCCGGGCGGCCGCGTCCCGGCGGGGCAGCGGGTCCTGGCGGTGCTGGCCGCCGCCAACCGCGACCCGGCCGTGTTCGCCGACCCCGGTGCCCTCGTGTGGGACCGCAGTCCCAATCCGCACCTCGCCTTCGGCGGCGGCCCGCACTTCTGCCTGGCCGCCCGCCTCGTGAAGCAGTCAGGTGCCCTGCTGCTCGGCCGGATCGTGCGCCGGTTCCCCGAGGCGGCTCTCAGCGGGGCCGAACCGCGCTGGGCCGCGACCCTGATCCCGCGCCGCCTCACCGGGCTCGGCGTCGACCTGGGAGCGTGCGCGCCACGGCGGACGGGGAGTGGGCCGGCGGAGTCCGCGCGGGCGTCCGGCCGGGAGTCCTGTACGGAGGCGGAGGCCGCGCATGCCTGA
- a CDS encoding FAD-dependent oxidoreductase, with protein sequence MPEVIVVGAGVAGLACAARLAEAGVDTLVLEARARVGGRVRTFRPADGGPALELGAQIVHGDRNPAHTVLGPQPAAPRPEAAYVVSGRVARPMALLARGGHPPWLLESRLAGCTAQGGTNPADGGDPAGSPHGPTVGAWLARSGATPAEVATGREWVRQTWAADPDRLDAPAVAAAVRQDPGGRGEFTVPGGLDLLPARLAEGLRVRTGEPVRRIGAGPGGTGVRLLTEDGELTADRVVVAVPPAVVDRGLLTVDGLGPDRAAAVRTLAPGDGFCAVVTLTGTAPRTASVFDADGVGGFVSCRRGRPEVLIVAKDTAAACVREAAGSGARLGALLAVALPWTAGTEIAGVETADWAADPWSGGAFCAPGPGAVRAAREWARPLDGRVFFAGEAAVTGRALPWLQGAYADGRRAAEEVLEAGKQ encoded by the coding sequence ATGCCTGAGGTGATCGTGGTCGGCGCGGGCGTCGCGGGCCTGGCGTGTGCCGCGCGGCTCGCGGAGGCGGGCGTCGACACCCTCGTCCTGGAGGCCAGGGCGCGTGTCGGCGGCCGTGTCCGCACCTTCCGCCCGGCCGACGGCGGGCCGGCCCTCGAACTCGGCGCGCAGATCGTGCACGGCGACCGCAACCCGGCGCACACCGTGCTGGGCCCGCAGCCCGCCGCTCCGCGCCCGGAGGCGGCGTACGTGGTGTCCGGACGTGTCGCCCGCCCCATGGCGCTCCTGGCGCGTGGCGGCCATCCGCCGTGGCTGCTGGAGTCCCGGCTCGCCGGCTGTACGGCGCAGGGCGGGACGAACCCGGCCGACGGCGGGGACCCGGCCGGCTCCCCGCACGGACCGACCGTCGGTGCCTGGCTGGCCCGCAGCGGTGCCACGCCAGCCGAGGTGGCCACGGGCCGCGAGTGGGTGCGGCAGACCTGGGCGGCCGATCCCGACCGGCTCGACGCCCCGGCCGTGGCCGCCGCCGTGCGGCAGGATCCCGGCGGACGCGGCGAGTTCACCGTGCCCGGCGGCCTGGACCTGCTTCCGGCACGGCTCGCCGAGGGGCTGCGGGTGCGCACCGGCGAGCCGGTCCGCCGGATCGGGGCCGGGCCGGGCGGGACCGGCGTCCGGCTGCTCACCGAGGACGGTGAGCTGACCGCGGACCGGGTCGTCGTCGCCGTACCGCCCGCCGTGGTGGACCGGGGGCTGCTGACCGTCGACGGACTCGGCCCGGACCGCGCCGCGGCCGTCCGGACGCTAGCCCCGGGGGACGGGTTCTGCGCCGTGGTCACCCTGACCGGCACCGCCCCGCGGACCGCCTCCGTCTTCGACGCGGACGGGGTCGGCGGGTTCGTCTCCTGCCGGCGCGGCCGGCCCGAGGTGCTGATCGTCGCCAAGGACACCGCGGCGGCGTGCGTACGTGAGGCGGCGGGGTCCGGGGCCCGTCTCGGCGCGCTGCTGGCGGTGGCACTGCCGTGGACCGCGGGAACGGAGATCGCCGGCGTCGAGACGGCCGACTGGGCCGCCGACCCGTGGAGCGGGGGCGCGTTCTGCGCCCCGGGGCCCGGCGCGGTCCGGGCGGCCCGGGAGTGGGCGCGGCCGCTGGACGGACGGGTGTTCTTCGCGGGCGAGGCCGCGGTGACCGGCCGGGCGCTGCCCTGGCTGCAGGGGGCGTACGCCGACGGGCGGCGGGCGGCCGAAGAGGTTCTGGAGGCGGGGAAGCAGTGA
- a CDS encoding Rieske 2Fe-2S domain-containing protein, with amino-acid sequence MTANVHSGWYLAAFASELDAEVVPLDIGTRRLVAVRGEDGGLRVYDADCPHRGAHLGHGGRLERGCLVCPFHGRRVGLGEPAGEGSRPWVREHEAIVCGDAVFVRLTDGPEDDRGLRATLKELSAAKPLVKAVERPVAAAADLIVENAFDTDHFTALHKVHRVRGMLHSMGAHGELVMDGEFPMPASPWGGQGAGRPAAAAPAYVPRFHARAFSPGVVVTEFGPSHEVHVIVTGAVPDGRGGCVARVAVGVGEGREDQLPMLIAGSERALAEDIAVWEHLNPRVTPRYDAADAAVVAYREFCAGFTDLDPREAP; translated from the coding sequence GTGACAGCGAACGTCCACTCGGGGTGGTATCTGGCCGCCTTCGCGTCCGAACTGGACGCCGAGGTGGTGCCGTTGGACATCGGGACACGCCGGCTGGTGGCCGTACGCGGAGAGGACGGCGGCCTGCGGGTGTACGACGCCGACTGCCCGCACCGCGGCGCGCACCTCGGCCACGGCGGCCGCCTGGAGCGCGGCTGTCTGGTCTGCCCGTTCCACGGGCGGCGCGTGGGGCTCGGGGAGCCGGCGGGGGAGGGCAGCCGGCCCTGGGTGCGCGAGCACGAGGCGATCGTGTGCGGCGACGCCGTGTTCGTACGCCTCACCGACGGGCCGGAGGACGACCGGGGGCTGCGGGCGACGCTCAAGGAGCTGTCCGCGGCCAAGCCGCTGGTGAAGGCCGTGGAGCGGCCGGTCGCCGCCGCCGCCGACCTGATCGTCGAGAACGCCTTCGACACCGACCACTTCACCGCCCTGCACAAGGTGCACCGGGTGCGCGGGATGCTTCACTCCATGGGTGCGCACGGCGAGTTGGTGATGGACGGTGAGTTCCCGATGCCCGCCTCGCCGTGGGGCGGCCAGGGCGCGGGGCGGCCCGCGGCCGCCGCGCCGGCGTACGTGCCGCGGTTCCACGCGCGCGCGTTCAGCCCGGGCGTGGTGGTCACCGAGTTCGGGCCGAGCCACGAGGTGCACGTCATCGTCACCGGTGCGGTGCCCGACGGGCGCGGCGGCTGTGTCGCGCGCGTCGCCGTCGGGGTGGGCGAGGGCCGCGAGGACCAGCTGCCGATGCTGATCGCCGGCAGCGAGCGGGCGCTGGCCGAGGACATCGCCGTCTGGGAGCACCTGAACCCGCGCGTGACGCCCCGCTACGACGCGGCGGACGCGGCCGTCGTCGCCTACCGGGAGTTCTGCGCGGGCTTCACCGACCTCGACCCCCGGGAGGCGCCGTGA